The following are encoded in a window of Lactobacillus acidophilus genomic DNA:
- a CDS encoding deoxynucleoside kinase, with translation MTVIVLSGPIGAGKSSLTGILSKYLGTKPFYESVDDNPVLPLFYADPKKYAFLLQVYFLNTRFHSIKNALTQDNNVLDRSIYEDALFFQMNADIGRATSEEVDTYYELLHNMMGELDRMPKKNPDLLVHINVSYDTMIKRIKKRGRPYEQLSYDSTLEDYYKRLLRYYKPWYEKYDYSPKMVIDGDKYDFMSSEADREIVLDQIVDKLKEVGKLPMDWDKSTDIQIEA, from the coding sequence ATGACAGTTATTGTTTTAAGCGGGCCAATTGGAGCCGGTAAATCCAGTTTAACAGGTATATTATCCAAATATTTAGGAACCAAGCCTTTTTATGAAAGTGTTGATGATAACCCAGTATTGCCACTTTTTTATGCAGATCCTAAAAAATACGCATTTTTATTGCAAGTATATTTCTTGAATACACGCTTTCACAGTATTAAAAACGCATTGACTCAAGATAACAACGTTTTAGATCGTTCTATCTATGAAGATGCCCTTTTCTTCCAAATGAATGCAGACATTGGGCGTGCAACTTCTGAAGAAGTAGATACATACTATGAACTTTTGCACAACATGATGGGTGAATTAGACAGAATGCCTAAGAAAAATCCCGACTTACTTGTTCACATCAACGTTTCTTATGACACGATGATCAAACGAATTAAAAAACGTGGCCGTCCATATGAACAATTGAGTTACGATTCAACTTTAGAGGATTACTATAAGAGATTACTTCGGTACTATAAACCTTGGTACGAAAAATATGATTATTCACCAAAGATGGTAATCGATGGTGATAAATATGATTTCATGTCTTCTGAAGCAGATCGCGAAATTGTACTTGATCAAATCGTTGATAAACTAAAAGAAGTTGGCAAGTTGCCAATGGACTGGGATAAATCAACCGATATTCAAATTGAAGCCTAA
- a CDS encoding MerR family transcriptional regulator produces the protein MSEKYTIGELAKKLNITTRTIRYYDQKGLVRPNSIGENGYRFYTVEQVKQLKLVIFLKELGFSLKDIQKILEDENGDKLIELLLKDQLKRNKEETKN, from the coding sequence ATGTCAGAGAAATACACAATCGGAGAATTAGCTAAAAAGTTGAATATAACAACCAGGACCATTCGATACTACGATCAAAAAGGTTTGGTTAGACCAAATAGTATTGGTGAAAATGGTTATCGCTTTTACACTGTAGAACAAGTCAAACAATTAAAATTAGTTATCTTTTTAAAAGAATTAGGCTTTTCGTTAAAGGATATTCAAAAAATACTTGAAGACGAAAATGGTGATAAGTTAATTGAACTTTTACTTAAAGATCAATTGAAGAGAAATAAGGAAGAAACAAAAAACTAG
- a CDS encoding Cof-type HAD-IIB family hydrolase, with amino-acid sequence MSAKLIFSDIDGTLINDELTVTAKTRDAIRQQIINGNVFIPTSARLPKGIMTAVGQILTVFPMIAYNGALALDETGRALITRFFDAKEAAEICRYVEEQNNGSAWNIYSGYVWYSSTEDSNLVKKEETIVGVNSTKVNIDQITSLQGVHKGLIMGKSEEIDRMQKELSVKYSDLDFVKSSPTLLEVVLKGVSKKSAIELVAQEYGVELKDCIAFGDNFNDEAMLKAVGHPFLMENAPENLKNQFESKNITLDNNHDGIAEVLQKIK; translated from the coding sequence ATGTCCGCAAAACTTATTTTTTCAGATATTGATGGCACATTAATTAATGATGAACTAACAGTAACGGCTAAAACACGCGATGCAATTAGACAACAAATTATCAATGGTAATGTCTTTATACCAACCTCAGCTCGCCTACCTAAGGGAATTATGACAGCTGTAGGACAGATTCTTACAGTCTTTCCTATGATTGCCTATAATGGTGCATTAGCCCTAGATGAAACTGGTAGAGCGTTAATCACACGCTTTTTCGATGCAAAAGAAGCTGCTGAAATTTGTCGCTATGTTGAAGAACAGAATAATGGTTCAGCTTGGAATATCTACAGTGGTTACGTGTGGTATAGCTCAACAGAAGATAGTAATTTAGTTAAAAAGGAAGAAACTATTGTTGGCGTAAACTCTACTAAGGTTAATATTGATCAAATTACTAGCTTACAAGGCGTACATAAGGGCTTAATTATGGGAAAGTCTGAAGAAATCGATCGTATGCAAAAAGAACTTTCAGTCAAATATAGTGATCTTGATTTTGTAAAATCTTCGCCAACTTTATTAGAAGTTGTTTTAAAGGGCGTAAGCAAGAAGAGTGCGATTGAACTTGTAGCTCAAGAATACGGAGTAGAATTAAAAGACTGCATTGCTTTTGGCGATAACTTTAATGATGAGGCTATGCTAAAAGCGGTAGGTCATCCGTTCTTAATGGAAAATGCTCCAGAAAATTTAAAAAATCAATTCGAATCTAAAAATATTACTTTGGATAATAATCATGATGGAATTGCTGAAGTTTTACAGAAAATAAAATAG
- a CDS encoding IS3 family transposase yields MSKLNKKQRLKIYNDWRNGNKSLSVIASEIKLNRSTLQYMVNLIDRHGIEIYDKSKELFTKEFKEKAIVRSLTGNNSINQLSLDLGLRSNGILYNWIREYKKNGYNVVIKKKGRHSVHESEEAIPNIAQRFREADPATQRRKLEIAYRQCLRKKTKRLGSETSQEIAQAVTELRQEFKVSLDYIFTVLAQNKDLPLIARSTYYNIIKPKDKPKRKKPGFLSRMKEIFDYHQRRYGYRRVAMQLRKEGYAVTDRAVRYWMHKLKLKGRRRNKRKYSSYKGTIGKIAPNLIHRGFFAIRPNMKWYTDITEFHLNGQKLYLSPILDGCGGDIVSYSISRHPDMNLVMSMLNKAFAKHKALNACIFHTDQGCQYQSRVYQRALKLHGITQSMSRKGNSMDDGLMENFFGLLKTEMFYDQEYKYHNLEELTQAIEEYIKYYNNERIKSRLKGLTPIEYRDQALVS; encoded by the coding sequence ATGTCCAAATTAAACAAAAAACAAAGACTTAAAATTTATAATGATTGGAGAAATGGAAATAAATCCTTATCTGTAATCGCTTCTGAAATAAAATTAAATCGTTCTACCCTACAATATATGGTTAATTTAATAGATCGTCATGGGATCGAAATCTATGATAAATCTAAGGAATTGTTTACCAAAGAATTTAAGGAAAAAGCCATTGTTAGATCATTAACTGGTAATAATTCAATTAATCAGTTGTCTTTAGATCTGGGACTAAGAAGCAACGGTATCTTGTATAATTGGATTCGCGAATATAAGAAAAATGGGTATAATGTCGTTATCAAGAAGAAAGGACGGCATTCCGTTCATGAGTCAGAAGAAGCAATCCCAAACATCGCGCAAAGATTTAGAGAAGCAGATCCAGCAACTCAAAGAAGAAAACTTGAAATTGCGTATCGTCAATGCCTACGTAAAAAAACTAAACGCCTTGGATCAGAAACATCACAAGAAATAGCTCAGGCAGTCACTGAACTAAGGCAAGAATTCAAGGTTAGCTTGGACTATATATTTACAGTCTTGGCTCAAAATAAAGATCTGCCTTTAATAGCTCGCAGTACTTACTACAACATTATCAAGCCTAAAGATAAGCCTAAGAGAAAGAAACCAGGTTTCTTATCCAGAATGAAAGAAATCTTCGATTATCATCAAAGACGTTATGGCTATCGTCGTGTAGCTATGCAATTGCGAAAAGAAGGCTATGCCGTTACAGATCGAGCAGTTCGATACTGGATGCACAAACTTAAGCTCAAAGGTCGAAGACGCAACAAGCGTAAGTATTCCAGTTATAAAGGTACGATTGGTAAGATAGCTCCAAATCTGATTCATCGAGGCTTCTTTGCCATACGACCAAATATGAAGTGGTATACAGACATCACTGAATTTCACTTAAATGGTCAGAAACTTTACTTATCGCCAATTCTTGACGGCTGTGGTGGTGATATAGTTTCTTATTCAATCTCACGTCATCCGGATATGAATTTAGTTATGTCCATGCTCAATAAGGCTTTTGCCAAGCATAAGGCACTTAATGCCTGTATTTTTCACACAGATCAGGGCTGTCAATATCAGAGCAGAGTTTATCAGCGAGCCTTAAAGCTTCATGGCATCACGCAAAGCATGTCTCGTAAAGGTAATTCCATGGATGATGGTCTAATGGAAAACTTCTTTGGCCTGCTCAAAACAGAAATGTTCTATGATCAGGAGTACAAGTATCACAATCTTGAAGAATTAACACAAGCAATCGAAGAATATATCAAATACTATAACAACGAAAGGATAAAGAGCAGACTAAAAGGCTTAACCCCGATTGAATATCGAGATCAAGCCTTAGTCAGCTAG
- a CDS encoding NCS2 family permease → MNAISNFFHLKENNTSFKTELLAGLTTFVSMSYILFVNPNVLGASGMDKGALFTVTALSAAFTCIVMGLIANYPIASAPTLGLNAFFTYTVCLGMHVKWQTALAAVLVASILFILLTVFKVREMIIDAIPADIKYAISAGIGLFIAFIGLQGGKLIQNSDSTLVTIGSLNNPTVWITIFGLIVTIFLMIARIPGAIFIGMIVAAVFGVAIGQIPMPKGIVSSIPSIAPTFGQAVFHISDINTVQMWVVVFTFLLVTFFDTTGTLIGLVQQAGLMKDNKMPRAGEALAADSSGMLVGSVLGTSPVGAFVESSSGIAVGGRTGLTAVWVGIFFLISTIFSPILSVFTTQVTAPALIIVGVLMAENLAHVHWTNLEIAIPCFLIAIGMPLTYSISDGLGWGLIVYPVSMIAAKRFKEITPMMWILFVVFIIYYVVLNVK, encoded by the coding sequence ATGAACGCAATTAGCAATTTCTTTCATTTAAAGGAGAACAATACTTCCTTTAAGACCGAATTATTGGCCGGTTTGACTACTTTTGTAAGTATGTCATACATCCTTTTTGTTAATCCCAACGTTTTAGGTGCAAGTGGGATGGATAAAGGTGCGTTGTTTACTGTTACAGCATTATCCGCAGCCTTTACCTGTATTGTTATGGGACTCATTGCTAACTATCCAATCGCTTCAGCCCCAACATTAGGTTTGAATGCATTCTTCACTTACACAGTTTGTCTTGGTATGCACGTTAAATGGCAAACAGCCTTAGCCGCTGTTTTAGTTGCATCCATCCTTTTCATTTTACTAACTGTTTTTAAAGTTCGTGAGATGATCATAGATGCTATCCCTGCCGATATTAAATACGCAATTTCTGCTGGCATTGGTTTATTCATCGCTTTCATCGGACTTCAAGGTGGTAAGTTAATTCAAAATAGCGATTCAACTTTAGTCACTATCGGTAGTCTTAATAATCCTACAGTCTGGATCACTATCTTCGGTTTGATCGTTACCATCTTCTTAATGATTGCACGAATTCCTGGTGCTATCTTTATCGGTATGATCGTAGCTGCCGTCTTTGGAGTAGCCATTGGTCAAATTCCAATGCCTAAGGGTATTGTTTCTTCAATTCCAAGTATTGCTCCAACTTTTGGTCAAGCAGTTTTTCATATTAGTGACATCAACACTGTTCAAATGTGGGTTGTTGTCTTTACCTTCTTATTAGTAACTTTCTTTGATACAACTGGTACTTTAATTGGTTTAGTTCAACAGGCCGGTTTAATGAAGGACAACAAGATGCCACGCGCCGGTGAAGCTTTAGCTGCCGACTCATCAGGTATGCTTGTTGGTTCAGTACTTGGTACCTCACCTGTCGGCGCCTTCGTTGAATCAAGTTCTGGTATCGCAGTTGGTGGTAGAACTGGTTTAACCGCAGTTTGGGTTGGTATTTTCTTCCTAATTTCTACTATCTTCAGCCCAATCTTGAGCGTCTTTACTACTCAAGTAACTGCACCTGCCTTAATCATCGTCGGAGTTTTAATGGCTGAAAACTTGGCTCACGTACACTGGACTAATCTCGAAATTGCCATTCCTTGTTTCCTCATTGCAATCGGAATGCCTCTTACTTACTCAATTTCAGACGGTTTAGGCTGGGGCCTTATCGTTTACCCAGTTTCAATGATCGCAGCTAAGCGTTTCAAGGAAATCACACCAATGATGTGGATTCTGTTCGTGGTGTTCATTATTTACTACGTGGTTTTAAACGTAAAATAA
- a CDS encoding ABC transporter permease, translating to MIKVTPKVKNILVPAISIIAGFLVGALIMLAWSYNPIEAYSSMFSSALGNMNGIGETIRGATPLIFIAVGFAVASKAGFFNIGLPGQAQAGWLTSVWIALAFSHLPSYILLPFAIISGALAGAIIAGIAGYLRAQFGTNEVISTIMLNYIVLYVCQYLMQQIMPASLRTGTDTTKTIPVNGSLKIGWLSSMFGDSRINGGIFLALIGLILYWYFMKKTTAGFEIKAVGLNPFASRYAGMSSKKNIIVSMLISGAFSGLGGVAQGLGTYQNYFTQTSSVDIGWDGLSVALLGGGTALGILLAAILFSVLKIGGLGMQTIAGIPYEIVSIVIAAIIFFIAINYVTGLIFKTKKNKSKYYIPTRKEKGPNNGVDGPGKKVIEGSVD from the coding sequence ATGATTAAGGTCACTCCTAAGGTGAAAAATATATTAGTGCCTGCTATTTCAATTATCGCTGGATTTTTAGTTGGTGCACTAATCATGCTAGCTTGGAGCTACAATCCTATCGAAGCTTATAGCTCAATGTTTTCAAGCGCATTAGGTAATATGAACGGAATTGGGGAAACTATCCGAGGTGCAACACCCTTAATTTTTATTGCGGTGGGTTTTGCAGTTGCTTCTAAAGCTGGCTTCTTCAATATCGGCTTACCGGGACAAGCTCAAGCCGGTTGGCTTACTTCAGTTTGGATTGCTCTTGCTTTTTCTCACTTACCTAGCTACATCTTATTACCTTTCGCCATTATCAGCGGTGCACTTGCTGGAGCTATAATAGCTGGAATTGCTGGATACTTACGTGCTCAATTTGGTACTAACGAAGTTATTTCTACTATTATGCTTAACTATATTGTGCTATATGTATGTCAATATTTAATGCAACAAATAATGCCAGCAAGTTTACGAACAGGAACAGATACCACAAAAACAATTCCAGTAAATGGTAGTTTAAAAATTGGCTGGTTGTCATCAATGTTTGGTGATTCAAGAATTAATGGCGGTATCTTTTTAGCCCTGATTGGATTAATTCTTTACTGGTACTTTATGAAGAAAACTACCGCAGGTTTTGAAATCAAGGCCGTTGGTCTTAATCCCTTTGCCAGTCGTTATGCAGGTATGTCATCTAAGAAAAACATTATTGTTTCTATGTTGATCTCTGGTGCATTTTCAGGTCTTGGCGGTGTCGCACAAGGTCTTGGAACTTATCAAAATTATTTTACTCAAACAAGTAGTGTAGATATCGGCTGGGATGGACTTTCAGTTGCACTTCTAGGTGGCGGAACTGCCTTAGGAATTTTACTTGCTGCTATTTTATTCTCGGTTTTAAAAATTGGTGGTCTCGGAATGCAGACTATTGCGGGAATCCCTTACGAAATTGTTTCTATCGTAATTGCAGCAATTATTTTCTTTATCGCTATTAACTATGTCACTGGTTTGATTTTTAAAACTAAGAAAAATAAAAGTAAATACTACATCCCTACTCGTAAAGAAAAAGGACCAAACAATGGCGTTGATGGTCCTGGTAAAAAAGTAATTGAAGGGAGCGTTGACTAA
- a CDS encoding NCS2 family permease, with amino-acid sequence MNFIKNYFQLDKYHTSVKVEFIAGLTTFISMSYILFVNPSVLGASGMNTGAVFTATALASALGTAIMGIVANYPIGEAPALGINAFFAYTVCVGMHVSWQTALASVFVASIIFILITLFKLREKIIDSIPADLKFAISSGIGLFIAFLGLQNGKLIVANKSTLVGLGSLHDPLVWITIFGLLVTVILMILGVPGAIFIGMVLAAVFGICTGQISLPHKVISTAPSLAPTFGQAIFHVKDINSVQMWVVVLTFLLVTFFDTAGTLIGLAQQAGFMKNNKMPRVGKALAADSSAMAVGSILGTSPVGAYVESSAGIAVGGRTGLTAVFVAIFFLISMIFSPLLGVFTSQVTAPALIIVGVLMAQNTAHIHWNKLEIAVPAFLIILGMPLTYSISDGLSWGMITYPICMLAAKRGKEVSPMMWVLFVVFIIFLWVLNF; translated from the coding sequence ATGAATTTTATTAAAAATTATTTTCAACTAGATAAATACCATACTAGTGTTAAAGTTGAATTTATTGCTGGTTTGACTACTTTTATTAGTATGTCTTACATTTTATTTGTTAACCCTAGCGTTTTAGGTGCTAGCGGCATGAACACCGGTGCTGTATTTACTGCAACCGCCTTAGCCAGTGCTCTTGGTACTGCCATTATGGGTATCGTTGCTAATTACCCGATTGGTGAGGCACCAGCACTGGGTATCAATGCCTTTTTTGCTTACACTGTTTGTGTGGGAATGCACGTTTCTTGGCAAACAGCTTTAGCCAGCGTATTCGTTGCATCAATTATTTTCATTTTAATCACTTTATTTAAGTTACGTGAAAAGATTATTGATTCAATTCCAGCTGACTTGAAGTTTGCTATTTCATCAGGTATTGGTTTATTTATTGCCTTTTTAGGATTACAAAACGGTAAATTAATCGTCGCAAATAAATCAACTTTGGTTGGCTTAGGCTCACTTCACGATCCACTTGTTTGGATCACCATCTTTGGTTTGCTTGTGACTGTTATCTTGATGATTTTAGGCGTTCCTGGTGCCATCTTTATTGGTATGGTTTTGGCAGCCGTCTTTGGTATTTGTACTGGTCAAATTTCATTGCCACACAAGGTTATCTCAACAGCTCCAAGTTTGGCACCTACTTTTGGTCAAGCTATCTTCCATGTTAAGGATATTAATTCTGTTCAAATGTGGGTTGTTGTATTAACATTCTTGCTTGTTACTTTCTTTGATACTGCTGGTACTTTGATCGGACTTGCCCAACAAGCCGGCTTTATGAAAAATAATAAGATGCCACGTGTTGGTAAGGCATTGGCTGCCGACTCAAGTGCGATGGCCGTTGGTTCAATTTTGGGTACCTCACCAGTTGGTGCATACGTTGAATCAAGTGCTGGTATTGCCGTTGGTGGTAGAACTGGTTTGACTGCCGTCTTTGTAGCAATCTTCTTCTTGATCTCAATGATCTTCAGTCCACTTTTGGGTGTATTCACCAGTCAAGTTACTGCACCAGCTTTGATTATCGTTGGTGTCTTGATGGCACAAAATACTGCTCACATTCACTGGAATAAATTGGAAATTGCGGTTCCTGCATTCCTGATTATTTTGGGGATGCCGCTTACCTACTCAATTTCTGATGGTTTGTCATGGGGGATGATTACTTACCCAATCTGCATGCTTGCAGCTAAACGTGGTAAAGAAGTTAGCCCGATGATGTGGGTATTATTCGTTGTATTCATCATCTTCTTGTGGGTACTGAACTTTTAA
- the nagB gene encoding glucosamine-6-phosphate deaminase yields the protein MKVIVTENKIQGSAKAFEIFEKGIKNGAKVLGLATGSTPEILYQNWVKSDLNCDDLTSINLDEYVGLTPDNPQSYHYFMQKHLFDKKTFKKTYIPDGMTKDVPAYCKEYDQIIKDNPIDIQLLGIGQNGHIAFNEPGTPFDIGTHEVKLTENTIKANARFFDNEDEVPKSAICMGTANIMDSKKIVLMAFGEKKAKAIKEMIEGPITEEVPASILQKHPDVTVIVDTYAAQELDDKYKN from the coding sequence ATGAAAGTTATTGTTACTGAAAACAAAATTCAAGGCAGCGCTAAAGCATTTGAAATTTTTGAAAAAGGAATCAAGAATGGAGCTAAGGTCTTAGGCCTAGCTACTGGTTCTACTCCAGAAATTCTTTACCAGAATTGGGTAAAAAGTGATCTTAACTGCGATGACCTTACCAGTATCAATCTTGATGAATATGTCGGCTTAACACCTGATAATCCTCAAAGTTACCATTACTTCATGCAAAAACACTTATTTGATAAAAAAACATTCAAGAAAACCTATATCCCTGACGGCATGACTAAGGATGTTCCAGCATACTGCAAGGAATACGATCAAATAATTAAAGACAATCCTATTGATATTCAATTATTAGGTATCGGCCAAAACGGTCATATTGCCTTTAATGAACCTGGTACTCCATTCGATATTGGCACTCACGAAGTTAAATTAACTGAAAACACTATTAAGGCTAACGCACGCTTTTTCGATAATGAAGATGAAGTTCCAAAGAGCGCAATTTGTATGGGTACTGCTAATATCATGGATTCAAAGAAAATTGTTTTAATGGCATTCGGTGAAAAGAAAGCTAAGGCCATTAAAGAAATGATCGAAGGACCTATCACTGAAGAAGTTCCTGCATCCATCTTACAAAAACACCCAGACGTAACTGTCATCGTTGATACATATGCAGCTCAAGAGCTTGACGATAAATATAAGAACTAA
- a CDS encoding deoxynucleoside kinase produces MIQVIVLSGPIGAGKSSLTSILAEHLGTQAFYEGVDSNPVLPLYYKDMKRYTFLLNTYLLNHRLAQINQAIQEKNSVSDRSIYEDALFFKMNADSSVADPTEFKIYNDLLENMMEDTPGNPSKKPDLLIYIHVSLDTMLKRIKKRGRSFEQISTDPSLKDYYARLLKYYEPWYENYNASPKIMINGDKLDFVTNMNAQKEVLKEIDEKLREIGNL; encoded by the coding sequence GTGATTCAAGTTATTGTTTTAAGTGGGCCAATTGGAGCCGGTAAATCCAGTTTAACCAGTATTTTAGCTGAACATTTGGGTACACAAGCATTTTATGAAGGTGTCGACAGTAACCCAGTTTTACCTTTATATTACAAGGATATGAAACGTTACACCTTCTTACTTAATACATACCTACTCAATCATCGTTTGGCACAAATCAATCAAGCCATTCAAGAAAAAAATAGCGTATCTGACCGTTCTATTTATGAAGATGCACTATTTTTCAAGATGAATGCCGATAGTAGCGTGGCTGATCCAACAGAATTCAAGATCTATAATGATTTACTTGAAAACATGATGGAAGACACCCCTGGTAACCCAAGTAAAAAACCAGATTTACTTATCTACATTCATGTTTCACTCGATACTATGCTTAAGAGAATTAAGAAGCGTGGTAGATCATTTGAACAAATCAGCACTGATCCTAGTTTAAAAGATTACTATGCCAGACTCTTAAAGTACTATGAACCATGGTATGAAAATTACAATGCTTCTCCTAAGATCATGATCAACGGTGACAAGCTTGATTTTGTTACCAACATGAATGCCCAAAAAGAGGTATTAAAAGAAATCGACGAAAAGTTGCGCGAAATTGGCAACTTATAG
- a CDS encoding ABC transporter permease: MNFITIMALIVSSTLVYSAPLILTSLGGVYSENSGIVNIGLEGIMTIGAFAAIVFNLSFASSLGSLTPWIAALVGGIAGLIFSILHAVATINFHADHIISGTVLNIMAPPLGVFLIKAIYDKGQTENITANFGYFSFPGLSSIPVIGPIFFKNTSAPAWIAILLAIFMWWLLYKTRLGLRLRSCGENPQAADTMGINVYKMRYIGVLTSGFMGGLGGAIFAEAISGNFSISTIVGQGFMALAAVIFGKWNPIGAMLSSVFFGFAQSLSIIGNQLPIISNIPAVYMQIAPYVLTIIVLVLFLGKSVAPAADGINYIKSK, encoded by the coding sequence ATGAATTTCATTACCATAATGGCCTTAATTGTTTCATCAACATTGGTTTATTCTGCACCACTTATTCTTACTTCCTTAGGTGGCGTTTATAGTGAAAATTCTGGGATCGTTAACATTGGCCTTGAAGGAATTATGACTATCGGTGCCTTTGCAGCTATCGTATTCAACCTATCATTTGCCTCATCATTAGGTAGTTTAACCCCTTGGATTGCTGCTTTAGTAGGTGGGATTGCTGGATTGATCTTTTCAATTCTTCATGCTGTCGCAACTATTAATTTCCACGCTGACCATATTATTTCAGGTACTGTATTAAACATTATGGCACCCCCTCTTGGCGTATTTTTAATCAAAGCTATCTATGATAAGGGTCAAACCGAAAATATTACTGCTAACTTTGGATACTTTAGTTTTCCCGGTTTAAGTAGTATTCCTGTAATAGGGCCGATTTTCTTCAAAAACACTTCAGCTCCCGCTTGGATCGCTATTTTATTAGCTATTTTTATGTGGTGGCTTTTATACAAAACTCGTCTTGGTTTACGTCTTCGCTCTTGTGGTGAAAATCCTCAAGCAGCAGATACAATGGGTATCAACGTTTACAAAATGCGTTACATCGGTGTTTTAACTTCTGGTTTCATGGGTGGCCTTGGCGGTGCTATTTTTGCAGAAGCTATCTCAGGTAACTTCTCTATTTCAACTATCGTTGGTCAAGGGTTTATGGCCTTAGCAGCTGTAATCTTTGGTAAATGGAATCCAATTGGTGCTATGCTTTCATCTGTATTTTTTGGCTTTGCCCAAAGTTTAAGTATTATCGGAAATCAACTACCAATTATTTCAAATATTCCAGCTGTTTACATGCAGATTGCTCCTTATGTTCTTACAATTATCGTTTTAGTTCTCTTCTTAGGAAAATCTGTTGCTCCTGCAGCTGATGGGATCAATTATATCAAATCTAAATAA
- a CDS encoding aldo/keto reductase, producing the protein MDFEKISGLGIGTWAIGEDPAKRKDEIAAIRYGLDNGLNIIDTAEMYGDGKSEELVGEAIKGYDRNKLFLISKFYPFHATPELERKSLEASLKRLGTDYLDLYLLHWRGSHRLSDTIRGLQKLQKEGLIRYWGVSNFDTADMKELFSVPGGTECFANEDLYNLNERGTEFDLQDWQKEKQVNFIGYSPYNSGKGNTIRITRNLKMVARNHGVTPHQVMLAWTMRNGNVLTIPKSSNIKHMKENIEAQKIKLTDDDLRLINSDFPIPTEKSPLSVI; encoded by the coding sequence ATGGATTTTGAAAAGATATCGGGTTTAGGTATAGGTACCTGGGCCATTGGCGAAGATCCAGCTAAAAGAAAAGATGAAATTGCCGCAATTCGCTATGGATTAGATAATGGATTAAATATTATTGATACTGCTGAAATGTATGGTGATGGTAAAAGTGAAGAATTAGTGGGAGAGGCAATTAAAGGCTATGATCGAAATAAATTATTTTTAATTTCAAAATTCTATCCCTTTCATGCAACACCAGAATTAGAACGTAAGAGTCTTGAAGCTAGTTTAAAAAGATTAGGCACAGACTATTTAGATTTGTACCTGTTACATTGGCGCGGTAGTCACCGCCTCTCTGACACTATTCGTGGTCTGCAAAAATTACAAAAAGAAGGTTTGATTCGTTATTGGGGTGTATCTAATTTTGATACTGCCGATATGAAAGAACTGTTTAGTGTACCGGGTGGAACAGAATGTTTTGCCAATGAAGACTTATATAATTTAAATGAGCGTGGGACTGAATTTGATCTGCAAGATTGGCAAAAGGAAAAACAAGTAAACTTTATTGGCTATTCACCATATAATTCAGGAAAGGGAAATACTATTCGTATTACCCGTAATTTGAAAATGGTAGCGCGTAATCATGGTGTTACACCGCATCAGGTTATGCTTGCTTGGACAATGCGCAATGGTAATGTTTTAACTATTCCAAAGTCTAGTAACATAAAGCATATGAAGGAAAATATTGAAGCACAAAAGATTAAGTTAACAGATGATGATCTACGTTTAATTAATAGTGATTTTCCAATTCCAACTGAAAAATCACCATTATCAGTTATCTAA